A genome region from Bradyrhizobium sp. WSM1417 includes the following:
- a CDS encoding tripartite tricarboxylate transporter substrate-binding protein, with product MRLIVLVSALVLPFGAALAQDYPVRPVTMLVPFAAGGPTDTIARLTAAGMAKSLGQQVIVENAPGAGGTIATTRASRAQPDGYTLLIHHVGLSTAATLYRNLSYDTKTAFAPIGLVTNAPMTIIARPDFPADTLKELVAYAQQQGDKLTYANAGLGAASHLCGMLFMTAIQKQLTAVPYKGNGPIMNDLLGRQIDLTCDQATNTTGPIMSKQVKAYAITTKERLKSLPDLPTADEAGLKGFELGVWHGIYAPRGTPPAVVQKLTAALQSALRDSTLIARFNDINTEPVPQEKATPEALAAMLASEVDRWAPMIKAAGQFAD from the coding sequence ATGCGGCTCATTGTCCTCGTATCGGCTCTGGTCCTGCCGTTTGGCGCGGCGCTCGCCCAGGACTATCCGGTCAGGCCCGTCACCATGCTGGTGCCGTTCGCCGCCGGCGGACCTACGGACACCATTGCTCGCCTGACGGCGGCAGGCATGGCGAAATCGCTCGGCCAACAGGTCATCGTCGAGAACGCGCCCGGCGCCGGTGGCACTATCGCCACGACCCGCGCCTCGCGAGCCCAGCCCGACGGATACACGCTGCTGATCCATCATGTCGGCCTCTCGACCGCCGCCACACTGTACCGCAACCTCAGCTATGACACGAAGACGGCCTTTGCGCCGATCGGGCTTGTGACCAATGCGCCGATGACCATCATCGCGCGTCCGGATTTTCCGGCCGATACGCTGAAGGAATTGGTCGCCTACGCCCAACAGCAGGGCGACAAATTGACCTATGCCAATGCCGGACTCGGAGCAGCCTCGCATCTCTGCGGCATGCTGTTCATGACGGCGATCCAGAAGCAGCTGACCGCAGTGCCCTACAAGGGCAACGGCCCCATCATGAACGATCTTCTCGGCAGGCAGATCGATCTCACCTGCGACCAGGCTACGAACACGACCGGCCCGATCATGTCGAAGCAGGTCAAGGCCTATGCGATCACCACAAAGGAGCGGCTGAAGAGCCTGCCCGATCTGCCGACGGCCGACGAGGCCGGCCTCAAAGGGTTCGAACTTGGCGTCTGGCACGGCATCTATGCCCCCAGGGGCACACCGCCGGCGGTCGTTCAGAAGCTGACCGCCGCGCTCCAGTCCGCTCTTAGGGATTCCACGCTGATCGCCCGGTTCAACGACATCAACACGGAGCCGGTCCCGCAGGAGAAGGCGACGCCGGAGGCGCTGGCCGCGATGCTCGCGAGCGAAGTCGACCGCTGGGCTCCGATGATCAAGGCAGCCGGCCAATTCGCGGACTGA
- a CDS encoding type I secretion system permease/ATPase: protein MTTNAVSTDTGLDALLTLLHLQGVAADREQLRHRLGAASFGAADIVRCARSLGLKARTYRTQWSRLSDTPLPAIAMLRDGGFMVIAKASADKVLVQSPEAQRPVLMDRDELCAIWDGGLILMVRRAGLSDLGRHFDITWFIGAIGKYRRLLGEVLAASFFLQLFALVSPLFFQVVIDKVLVHRSLSTLDVLVIGLVVVSLFDTVLGILRNYLFAHTTNRIDVELGARLFHHLLALPMAWFQARRVGDSVARVRELENIRNFITSSSLTLLIDLVFTSVFLAVMFAYSAQMSFIVLASFPFYIAISAVATPLFRRRLDEKFRRGAENQAFLVESVSGIETLKAMAVEPQMQRRWEEQLAGYVSASFGVTSLGNTASQLVQLVSKVVTAAILYVGARLVIGDALTVGELVAFNIFAGRVSAPVLRLAQVWQDFHQARLSIARLGDILNSAAEPAYSAARAGLPPIRGNIRFEHVSFRYRPDGPEILHDVSFDIPAGQTVGIVGPSGSGKSTFAKLVQRLYVPQGGRVLVDGMDLMTTDPAGLRRQIGIVLQDNMLFNRSVRDNIALADPSLPMDRIIDAAKLAGAHDFILELPEGYDTMVGERGSTLSGGQRQRIAIARALVGNPRILIFDEATSALDYESERIIHDNMKEIAKGRTVLIIAHRLSTVRGADRIFTLERGRLVEDGTHDALIKTGGRYAALHRLQGGIYEVG, encoded by the coding sequence ATGACGACCAACGCGGTCTCCACCGACACGGGGCTCGATGCGTTGCTGACGCTGCTGCATCTGCAAGGCGTTGCGGCCGATCGCGAGCAGCTCAGGCACCGGCTGGGCGCGGCAAGTTTCGGCGCAGCGGATATCGTCCGCTGCGCCAGGTCTCTCGGACTTAAAGCGCGAACCTACCGAACGCAGTGGAGCCGTCTGTCGGACACCCCGCTGCCTGCGATCGCAATGCTGCGGGACGGTGGCTTCATGGTCATCGCAAAGGCCTCCGCCGACAAGGTGCTGGTGCAGTCCCCGGAGGCGCAGCGCCCGGTGCTGATGGATCGCGACGAGCTGTGCGCGATCTGGGACGGCGGCTTGATCCTGATGGTCCGGCGCGCCGGCCTGTCAGACCTCGGGCGGCACTTCGACATCACCTGGTTCATCGGCGCGATCGGCAAATACCGGCGGCTGCTGGGCGAGGTGCTGGCGGCTTCGTTCTTCCTCCAGCTTTTTGCGCTGGTCTCGCCGCTGTTCTTCCAGGTCGTGATTGACAAGGTTCTGGTGCACCGCTCGCTGTCCACGCTCGACGTCCTCGTCATCGGCCTCGTCGTCGTCTCCCTGTTCGACACCGTGCTCGGGATCCTGCGCAATTACCTGTTTGCGCACACGACCAACCGCATCGACGTCGAGCTCGGGGCCCGCCTGTTCCACCATCTGCTGGCGCTGCCGATGGCGTGGTTTCAGGCCAGGCGCGTCGGAGATTCCGTGGCCCGGGTCCGTGAGCTCGAGAACATCCGCAATTTCATCACCAGCTCGTCACTGACGCTTCTCATCGACCTGGTCTTCACCTCGGTGTTTCTCGCGGTGATGTTCGCCTATTCGGCGCAGATGAGCTTCATCGTGCTCGCATCGTTCCCGTTCTACATCGCGATCTCGGCCGTGGCGACGCCGCTGTTTCGCCGCAGGCTGGACGAGAAATTCCGCCGTGGCGCCGAGAACCAGGCCTTCCTGGTCGAGAGCGTCAGCGGCATCGAAACGCTGAAGGCGATGGCGGTCGAGCCGCAGATGCAGCGCCGCTGGGAAGAGCAGCTCGCCGGTTATGTCTCGGCGAGCTTCGGTGTCACCAGTCTCGGCAACACGGCAAGCCAGCTGGTGCAGCTCGTCAGCAAGGTCGTCACCGCCGCCATTCTCTATGTCGGAGCCAGGCTGGTGATCGGTGACGCATTGACGGTCGGCGAGCTCGTGGCCTTCAACATCTTCGCGGGGCGGGTGTCGGCCCCGGTGCTGCGGCTCGCGCAGGTCTGGCAGGATTTTCATCAGGCGCGACTGTCGATCGCGCGGCTCGGCGACATCCTCAACAGCGCGGCGGAGCCGGCTTACTCCGCCGCCCGCGCGGGGCTGCCGCCGATCCGGGGCAACATCCGTTTCGAGCACGTGTCTTTCCGCTACCGGCCCGATGGGCCGGAGATCCTGCACGATGTCTCATTCGACATTCCAGCCGGACAAACCGTCGGCATCGTCGGACCGTCCGGTTCGGGCAAAAGCACCTTCGCCAAGCTGGTGCAGCGGCTCTACGTTCCGCAAGGCGGCCGCGTGCTGGTCGACGGAATGGATCTGATGACGACCGATCCGGCAGGGCTCCGTCGGCAGATCGGAATCGTGCTCCAGGACAACATGCTGTTCAACCGGTCGGTGCGCGACAACATCGCGCTGGCCGATCCGAGCCTGCCGATGGACCGCATCATCGACGCTGCGAAGCTGGCGGGCGCGCATGATTTCATTCTGGAGCTCCCCGAGGGCTACGATACGATGGTCGGCGAGCGCGGCTCGACGCTCTCGGGCGGGCAGCGCCAGCGCATTGCGATCGCCCGCGCGCTGGTGGGCAATCCCCGGATCCTGATCTTCGACGAAGCCACCAGTGCGCTCGACTATGAAAGCGAGCGGATCATCCATGACAACATGAAGGAGATCGCGAAAGGCCGCACCGTCCTGATCATCGCGCATCGTCTGTCTACCGTCCGCGGCGCCGATCGCATCTTCACCCTGGAGCGCGGCCGTCTGGTCGAGGACGGCACGCATGATGCGCTGATCAAGACCGGCGGTCGCTACGCCGCCCTGCATCGTCTCCAGGGAGGCATTTATGAGGTCGGCTAG
- a CDS encoding HlyD family type I secretion periplasmic adaptor subunit, which produces MRSASTVPAARPEQTVVPFRNGKGRRAEEVAFLPAALEITETPPSPIGRAIALSLMLLVCAALAWSAWGTIDIVASATGKVVSSGRSKVVQPFETGVVRAIHVQDGQSVKSGDLLIELDPTVNAAERDRLHDDLMAERLNVARLRAALAGGEEVSADLVVPEDADPILVATQRQLLANQVSENRAKLAALARQEAQKEAEHQTIAATIHKLDALLPVTQQRVEIRKTLMEKEIGSKLTYYETLQLQIEQQEELRVQSSRLKEAEAAVAAIRETRIQALAEYRKSLSDELAKSEQKANGIARDLIKAQQRTRLQQLTSPVDGVVQQLAVHTVGGVVTPAQSLLVIVPTDTRLEIEAMISNRDIGFVEAGQGAAIKIDTFNFTRYGLLAGRVVSVSQDAIIRDRPQERGSDRALGTQRDSSEPSGQELSYSARISLDRTQMQVDDRLVNLSPGMAVTVEIRTGSRSILSYLLSPLQRYRHEIMRER; this is translated from the coding sequence ATGAGGTCGGCTAGCACTGTGCCGGCCGCTCGTCCGGAGCAGACCGTGGTGCCGTTCCGGAATGGAAAGGGCCGGCGCGCCGAGGAAGTCGCCTTCCTGCCGGCGGCGCTGGAAATCACGGAAACCCCGCCATCGCCGATCGGCCGCGCCATCGCCCTGTCCCTGATGCTGCTCGTCTGCGCGGCGCTGGCCTGGTCGGCTTGGGGCACGATCGACATCGTGGCCTCCGCAACCGGCAAGGTCGTGTCGAGCGGGCGAAGCAAGGTGGTCCAGCCGTTCGAGACCGGCGTGGTGCGCGCCATTCACGTACAGGACGGGCAATCGGTCAAATCGGGCGACCTGCTGATCGAGCTTGATCCGACCGTGAACGCCGCAGAGCGCGATCGTCTGCACGACGATCTGATGGCCGAGCGGCTCAACGTCGCGCGCCTCCGCGCCGCATTGGCAGGCGGCGAAGAGGTGTCCGCCGATCTCGTCGTACCAGAGGACGCCGATCCCATACTGGTCGCGACGCAACGGCAGCTCCTCGCCAATCAGGTCAGCGAGAACAGGGCCAAGCTCGCGGCGCTGGCGCGTCAGGAAGCGCAGAAGGAGGCCGAACATCAGACGATTGCGGCGACGATTCACAAGCTTGATGCGTTGCTGCCGGTCACCCAGCAGCGTGTGGAGATTCGCAAGACGCTGATGGAGAAGGAGATCGGCTCGAAGCTGACCTACTATGAGACCCTCCAGCTCCAGATCGAGCAGCAGGAGGAGCTTCGCGTCCAGAGCAGCCGCTTGAAGGAGGCCGAGGCGGCCGTCGCCGCGATCCGGGAGACCCGCATCCAGGCCTTGGCGGAGTACAGGAAAAGTCTCTCCGACGAGCTTGCCAAGAGCGAACAGAAAGCCAATGGCATCGCACGCGATCTCATCAAGGCGCAGCAGAGGACGAGGCTTCAGCAACTGACGTCGCCGGTCGACGGCGTCGTGCAGCAGCTCGCGGTTCACACTGTGGGCGGCGTGGTCACGCCCGCACAGTCGCTGCTGGTGATCGTGCCGACCGATACGCGGCTCGAGATCGAGGCGATGATCTCCAACCGCGATATCGGATTTGTCGAGGCCGGGCAGGGCGCCGCCATCAAGATCGACACCTTCAATTTCACCCGCTACGGCCTTCTCGCAGGCCGGGTCGTGAGCGTCTCGCAGGACGCCATCATCCGCGACCGGCCGCAGGAGCGCGGGAGCGACCGTGCGCTTGGGACGCAACGCGACAGCAGCGAGCCCAGCGGGCAGGAGTTGAGCTACAGCGCCCGGATCTCGCTCGATCGCACCCAGATGCAGGTGGACGACCGCCTCGTCAATCTGTCCCCGGGGATGGCGGTGACCGTCGAGATCAGGACCGGCTCGCGCAGCATCCTGAGCTATCTCCTTTCGCCCCTGCAGCGCTACCGGCACGAGATCATGCGGGAGCGTTAG
- a CDS encoding DNA polymerase III subunit chi codes for MTEVLFYHLQNMTVENVLPPLLEKSLERGWRVVVQSTSPERADTLDAHLWTYRDDSFLPHATWRVSDAADQPIVLAVEEDNPNGANVRFLVDNAALPQDAQGYERMVLLFDGDDPDALAFARSAWTDCKARGFDVTYWQADERGRWQKRN; via the coding sequence ATGACTGAAGTCCTGTTCTACCATTTGCAAAACATGACGGTGGAGAACGTGTTGCCGCCGCTTCTCGAGAAATCGCTGGAGCGCGGCTGGCGCGTCGTGGTGCAGTCGACGTCGCCGGAGCGCGCCGATACGCTTGATGCCCATTTGTGGACCTATCGCGACGATTCCTTCCTGCCGCACGCGACATGGCGGGTCAGCGACGCCGCCGATCAGCCGATCGTGCTGGCGGTCGAGGAGGACAATCCGAACGGTGCCAATGTTCGCTTCCTCGTCGACAACGCCGCGCTGCCGCAGGACGCACAGGGCTATGAGCGCATGGTGCTGCTGTTCGATGGCGACGATCCGGACGCGCTTGCGTTCGCCCGCAGCGCCTGGACGGATTGCAAGGCACGGGGATTTGATGTCACCTATTGGCAGGCTGACGAGCGGGGCCGGTGGCAGAAGCGGAATTAG
- the lptF gene encoding LPS export ABC transporter permease LptF, translating to MGSIDRYIFRTTLASFALVLVSLTGVIWITQALRGIDLMTSQGQTILTFLGITSLVVPALVLIISPIALMIAISHTLNKLATDSEIIVMNAAGFSPFRLFYPFFYATCVVALLVAFIAAYLAPDGMRRIKQWDAEITADVLTNILQPGRFAQLDKNLTIRIRERQPGGILAGIFIDDRRDPNERVSIVAEHGEVVKNDNGSFLVLETGNLQRFEAGKRDPALVAFGRYGFDMSKFSGQGRDVTLGIRERYLWELLSPSEDDPVYKQIPGQFRSALHDSLLAPIYPFAFAVLTFAFLGAPRTTRQSRNFSIGSSILAVFGLRMAGFACSVMAVKSPGAVLVQYAMVIGAIGLGLAIIIGGLVVEPPPRLMEAINRSNARIARLFGRPATA from the coding sequence ATGGGGTCAATCGATAGGTATATCTTCCGCACGACGCTCGCGTCGTTTGCGCTGGTCCTGGTCAGCCTCACGGGCGTGATCTGGATTACGCAGGCGTTGCGCGGCATCGACTTGATGACGAGCCAGGGTCAGACCATCCTGACCTTCCTCGGCATCACCAGCCTCGTCGTGCCCGCGCTGGTCCTGATCATCTCGCCGATCGCGCTGATGATTGCGATCTCGCACACACTGAACAAGCTCGCGACCGATTCCGAGATCATCGTGATGAATGCCGCCGGCTTCTCGCCGTTCCGGTTGTTCTATCCGTTCTTCTACGCCACCTGCGTGGTGGCGCTGCTGGTCGCCTTCATCGCGGCCTATCTCGCTCCCGACGGCATGCGGCGGATCAAGCAGTGGGACGCCGAGATCACCGCCGACGTGCTCACCAACATCCTGCAGCCCGGCCGCTTCGCCCAGCTCGACAAGAACCTGACGATCCGGATTCGCGAACGCCAGCCCGGCGGCATCCTCGCCGGCATCTTCATCGACGACCGCCGCGATCCGAACGAGCGGGTCTCGATCGTCGCCGAGCACGGCGAAGTCGTGAAGAACGACAATGGATCGTTCCTGGTGCTGGAGACCGGCAATCTCCAGCGCTTCGAGGCCGGCAAGCGCGATCCCGCGCTGGTGGCGTTCGGCCGCTACGGCTTCGACATGTCGAAATTTTCCGGCCAGGGCCGCGACGTCACCCTCGGCATCCGCGAGCGTTATCTCTGGGAGCTGCTCTCGCCGTCCGAGGACGACCCCGTCTACAAGCAGATTCCCGGCCAGTTCCGCTCGGCCCTGCATGACAGCCTGCTGGCGCCGATCTATCCCTTCGCCTTTGCCGTGCTGACCTTCGCGTTCTTGGGGGCGCCTCGCACCACGCGCCAGAGCCGCAACTTTTCGATCGGCTCCTCGATCCTCGCCGTGTTCGGCCTGCGCATGGCCGGCTTCGCCTGCTCGGTGATGGCGGTGAAATCGCCCGGCGCGGTGCTGGTCCAATATGCGATGGTCATTGGTGCCATCGGCCTCGGTCTGGCGATCATCATCGGCGGCCTCGTGGTCGAACCGCCGCCGCGCCTCATGGAGGCCATCAACAGGTCGAACGCGCGCATCGCGCGGCTGTTCGGACGGCCGGCCACCGCATGA
- a CDS encoding calcium-binding protein, with amino-acid sequence MSITSVFSPVTGQLTIFGDSANNGLVISRDKSGRILVNNGHVKTVGGEPTVGNTTAIDIFGQGGDDTITVDECHGPMPAVHIFGGDGNDRITGGSGADLLFGQAGNDLIKGGGGNDLLFGGAGNDVLDGGSGDNQLFGEAGDDVMIWNPGGGTNLFEGGEGNDTAQVNGNNGAETFTITANGTRVRIDGTSAAPFSLDIGTTENLVLHGGGGDDVITAGNGLGSLISLTLDGGAGNDRIIGGDGSDLIIGGSGDDIVNGGRGNDVAQLGSGDDTFIWNPGDGSDTVEGGSGSDKLLFNGANINETINISADGGRVRFTRDVANITMDLNSVEQIEFDARGGADNITVGDLTGTGVKQVLVDLGAVPGGTQGDGAADTVTVNGGNGNQHIEVTATGTTITVTGLPEVVTIANAEAGNDRLVVQALGGNDLIDASTLGAAIGLTIDGGAGNDTITGSQGADTLIGGDGNDKVIGGRGNDVALLGAGDDIFTWNPGDGSDVVEGGAGTDTLVFNGANVAETMSISANGSRALLTRDVGAIVMDLAGVEHVQIAAAGGADNITVNDLTGTGITQVAIDLSAGPGSQSGDGAADRVTANGTTGDDNISVVTSGGSIVVNGLAAQVTIAHADAGDVVGINGGQGNDVINASSIKAGQSFSLNINGGDGNDTITGSAGNDIVNGGRGNDFANLGAGDDTFVWNPGDGSDTVEGGKGTDTLAFNGANISETINISANGGRVLFTRDVAAIAMDLNGVEHVDFNALGGADNITVGDLSGTGVSQVDLDLGANDGAADTVTINATGGNDVITVTEHDGIITVSGLGQDINITDAGAGDRIVINGLDGDDVITASGLHGGIQLVANGGNGDDVLIGSPGNDTLAGSAGDDVLIGGGGLDVLDGGTGNNVVIQGGAFAAAMLLNQAMAASFVPAGEGNGEMPLPDPHAAQSQVLAPPQHA; translated from the coding sequence ATGTCCATTACCTCTGTGTTTTCCCCGGTTACGGGGCAGCTCACCATTTTCGGCGACAGCGCGAATAACGGCCTCGTGATAAGTCGCGACAAGTCCGGCCGCATCCTGGTCAATAACGGGCACGTGAAAACGGTTGGTGGCGAACCCACGGTCGGCAACACCACCGCCATCGACATCTTCGGTCAGGGCGGTGACGACACGATCACCGTCGACGAATGCCACGGACCGATGCCCGCGGTGCACATCTTCGGCGGCGACGGCAATGACAGGATCACCGGCGGCTCGGGAGCCGATCTTCTGTTTGGTCAGGCTGGCAACGATTTGATCAAAGGGGGCGGCGGCAACGATCTGCTGTTCGGCGGAGCGGGTAACGACGTGCTGGACGGCGGCAGCGGCGACAACCAGCTGTTCGGCGAGGCCGGCGACGACGTCATGATCTGGAATCCCGGCGGTGGCACCAATCTGTTCGAGGGTGGTGAGGGCAACGATACGGCTCAGGTCAACGGAAACAACGGCGCCGAGACGTTCACGATCACGGCGAACGGCACCCGCGTGCGGATCGACGGGACGAGCGCGGCGCCGTTCTCGCTCGATATCGGCACGACGGAAAATCTCGTCCTGCACGGGGGCGGTGGCGACGATGTCATCACCGCGGGCAACGGGCTCGGCAGCCTGATCTCGCTGACGCTCGATGGCGGCGCCGGCAACGACAGGATCATCGGCGGCGACGGGAGCGACCTCATCATCGGCGGCAGCGGCGACGATATCGTCAATGGCGGACGCGGCAACGACGTCGCCCAGCTCGGGAGTGGCGACGACACTTTCATCTGGAATCCCGGTGACGGCAGCGACACGGTCGAAGGCGGATCGGGCAGCGACAAGCTGCTTTTCAATGGCGCCAACATCAACGAGACCATCAACATCTCGGCCGACGGCGGCCGGGTGCGCTTCACCCGCGATGTCGCCAACATCACGATGGATCTCAACAGCGTCGAGCAGATCGAATTCGATGCGCGCGGCGGTGCCGACAACATCACCGTCGGCGACCTCACCGGGACCGGCGTCAAGCAGGTGCTGGTTGATCTCGGAGCCGTTCCGGGAGGGACGCAAGGCGACGGCGCAGCTGATACTGTGACCGTCAACGGCGGCAACGGCAATCAGCACATCGAGGTCACAGCCACGGGCACGACGATCACGGTCACGGGGCTGCCGGAGGTCGTGACGATCGCAAATGCAGAGGCCGGCAACGACCGGCTGGTCGTGCAGGCGCTCGGCGGCAATGACTTGATCGATGCATCCACGCTCGGCGCGGCGATCGGGCTGACCATCGACGGTGGGGCAGGCAACGACACCATCACCGGCAGCCAGGGCGCCGACACCTTGATCGGCGGCGACGGCAACGACAAGGTCATCGGCGGCCGCGGCAATGACGTCGCGCTTCTCGGCGCAGGCGACGACATCTTCACGTGGAATCCCGGTGACGGCAGCGATGTTGTCGAAGGCGGCGCGGGAACTGATACGTTGGTGTTCAACGGCGCCAATGTGGCCGAGACCATGTCGATCTCGGCGAACGGAAGCCGTGCGCTACTCACCCGTGACGTCGGTGCTATCGTCATGGACCTCGCTGGCGTCGAGCACGTGCAGATCGCGGCAGCAGGCGGCGCTGACAACATCACCGTCAACGATCTGACCGGGACAGGAATCACGCAGGTTGCCATCGACCTCAGTGCCGGCCCCGGCAGCCAGAGCGGCGATGGAGCGGCGGACCGCGTGACCGCGAACGGCACGACCGGTGACGACAACATATCGGTTGTGACCTCCGGCGGATCGATCGTGGTCAACGGCCTCGCTGCGCAGGTGACGATTGCACACGCGGACGCCGGTGATGTGGTCGGCATCAACGGCGGACAAGGCAATGACGTCATCAATGCGTCTTCCATCAAGGCGGGACAGTCGTTCAGCCTCAACATCAACGGCGGCGACGGCAACGACACCATCACCGGCAGTGCCGGCAATGACATTGTGAACGGCGGACGCGGCAACGATTTCGCCAATCTCGGCGCCGGCGACGACACCTTCGTCTGGAATCCCGGCGACGGCAGCGACACCGTCGAAGGCGGCAAGGGCACCGACACGCTGGCGTTCAACGGCGCCAATATCAGCGAGACCATCAACATCTCGGCCAATGGCGGCCGGGTGCTGTTTACGCGAGATGTTGCCGCCATTGCGATGGACCTGAACGGGGTCGAACATGTCGACTTCAATGCTCTCGGCGGTGCCGACAACATTACAGTCGGCGACCTCTCCGGCACCGGCGTGAGCCAGGTCGACCTCGATCTCGGCGCCAATGACGGTGCCGCGGATACCGTGACCATCAACGCAACCGGCGGCAACGACGTCATCACGGTGACTGAGCACGACGGCATCATCACGGTGTCGGGGCTTGGCCAGGACATCAACATCACCGATGCCGGCGCGGGCGACAGAATCGTCATCAACGGCCTCGATGGCGACGACGTCATCACGGCTTCCGGCTTGCACGGCGGCATCCAGCTCGTTGCCAATGGCGGCAACGGCGACGACGTGCTGATCGGCAGCCCCGGCAACGACACGCTGGCGGGTAGTGCCGGTGATGACGTGCTGATCGGCGGCGGCGGCCTCGACGTCCTGGACGGCGGCACCGGCAACAACGTCGTCATCCAGGGCGGAGCGTTCGCGGCCGCGATGCTGCTCAACCAGGCCATGGCGGCGAGCTTCGTCCCGGCAGGTGAGGGGAACGGCGAGATGCCACTGCCCGATCCGCACGCGGCGCAGAGCCAGGTGCTCGCACCGCCCCAGCACGCCTGA
- a CDS encoding leucyl aminopeptidase, whose protein sequence is MSDAIKVGFVPLSAAVRGIMVVFCDDALKLGPATAKALGGATELVKRAATAAAFKGKSGAALDILAPEGVKATRLIVIGTGKATGLKANDFLKFGGVAASKLPAGAAAMTIMAELPNGAMTSEQAAAIASGLRLRTYKFDRYKTKKKDGEEGGTRADVSFAVGDVVAAKKAFASAAAIVDGVIIARDLVNEPPNVLFPEEFARRAGLLRKLGVKIEVLDVKAMDKLGMGALLGVGQGSARPSRTVIMRWDGGKKGEAPVAFVGKGVCFDTGGISIKPAGSMEDMKGDMGGAACVVGLMHALAARKAKVNVVGAIGLVENMPDGNAQRPGDIVTSMSGQTIEIINTDAEGRLVLADVLWYVAKKTKPKFMVDLATLTGAIVVALGTEHAGMFSNNDELAERLLAAGIESGEKVWRLPLGPEYDKLIDSQFADMKNTGGRHGGSITAAQFLQRFVDGTPWAHLDIAGTAMGAPKTDINHSWGSGYGVRLLDRLVADHYERK, encoded by the coding sequence ATGTCCGATGCCATCAAGGTCGGCTTCGTTCCATTGTCTGCCGCCGTCCGTGGCATCATGGTCGTGTTCTGCGACGACGCTCTGAAGCTCGGCCCGGCGACCGCCAAGGCGCTCGGTGGGGCCACCGAGCTCGTGAAGCGGGCGGCCACCGCCGCCGCCTTCAAGGGCAAAAGCGGTGCTGCGCTCGACATCCTTGCGCCGGAGGGTGTGAAGGCCACCCGCCTGATCGTGATCGGCACCGGCAAGGCGACCGGCCTGAAGGCCAACGACTTCCTCAAATTCGGCGGCGTGGCGGCGAGCAAGCTTCCGGCCGGGGCGGCGGCCATGACCATCATGGCGGAACTGCCCAATGGCGCCATGACGAGCGAGCAGGCGGCCGCGATCGCCTCAGGCCTGCGGCTGCGCACCTACAAGTTCGACCGCTACAAGACCAAGAAGAAGGACGGCGAGGAGGGCGGCACGCGCGCCGACGTCTCGTTTGCGGTCGGCGATGTCGTCGCCGCGAAGAAGGCGTTTGCATCGGCCGCGGCGATCGTGGACGGCGTGATCATTGCGCGCGATCTGGTCAACGAGCCGCCGAACGTGCTTTTTCCCGAGGAGTTCGCGCGCCGCGCAGGCTTGCTCCGCAAGCTCGGCGTCAAGATCGAGGTGCTCGACGTCAAGGCGATGGACAAGCTCGGCATGGGCGCGCTGCTCGGCGTCGGCCAGGGCTCGGCGCGGCCGAGCCGCACCGTGATCATGCGTTGGGACGGCGGCAAGAAGGGTGAGGCGCCGGTTGCCTTCGTCGGCAAGGGCGTCTGCTTCGACACCGGCGGCATTTCGATCAAGCCGGCCGGCAGCATGGAGGACATGAAGGGCGACATGGGCGGCGCTGCCTGCGTCGTCGGCCTGATGCATGCGCTCGCGGCACGCAAGGCCAAGGTCAACGTCGTCGGCGCCATCGGCCTCGTCGAGAACATGCCGGACGGCAACGCGCAGCGCCCGGGCGACATCGTCACCTCGATGTCGGGCCAGACCATCGAGATCATCAACACTGACGCGGAAGGCCGCCTGGTGCTTGCCGACGTGCTCTGGTACGTCGCCAAGAAAACCAAGCCGAAATTCATGGTGGATCTGGCGACGTTGACCGGCGCCATCGTGGTCGCGCTCGGCACCGAGCATGCCGGCATGTTCTCCAACAATGACGAGCTTGCCGAGCGGCTGCTGGCGGCCGGCATCGAGAGCGGCGAGAAGGTCTGGCGCCTGCCGCTTGGCCCCGAATACGACAAGCTGATCGATTCCCAGTTCGCGGACATGAAGAACACCGGCGGCCGCCATGGCGGCTCGATCACCGCGGCGCAGTTCCTCCAGCGCTTCGTCGACGGCACGCCCTGGGCGCATCTCGACATCGCGGGGACCGCCATGGGCGCGCCGAAAACCGACATCAACCACAGCTGGGGAAGCGGCTATGGCGTTCGTTTGCTCGACCGTCTGGTCGCCGACCATTACGAGCGCAAATGA